One genomic region from Gossypium hirsutum isolate 1008001.06 chromosome D13, Gossypium_hirsutum_v2.1, whole genome shotgun sequence encodes:
- the LOC107894296 gene encoding cyclase-like protein 2 — MNNHNNLLLPFCILSGSAVVYSDGNARIFDITHKITSQLPTFDSQKGLGHFIWLVSSIKNGSMANISEFKLGTHTGTHVDAPSHFFQKYYEEGFDVSTLSLQTLTGPVLVVDVPRNKNITAEVMKSLNIPRGVHRVLFKTLNTDRRLMHRREFASDFTGFKKDGAQWLVDNTDIKLVGIDYLSISAYVDAAPTHHILLKSREIVIVEGLNLDGIKPGKYTVHCLPLRMVGADGCPTRCILTA; from the exons ATGAACAATCATAACAACCTCCTGCTGCCATTCTGTATCCTTTCCGGTTCTGCTGTAGTTTACAGTGATGGTAATGCCAGAATCTTTGATATAACTCACAAAATCACTTCCCAGTTGCCCACTTTTGACTCCCAGAAGGGACTTGGTCACTTCATTTGGCTTGTTTCCAGCATTAAAAATGGGTCCATGGCTAATATTTCCGAGTTTAAGCTGGGAACCCACACTGGAACTCACGTTGATGCCCCTAGCCACTTCTTTCAAAAGTATTATGAGGAGGGCTTTGATGTTTCCACACTTAGCCTGCAAACACTTACTG GTCCTGTTCTAGTAGTTGATGTTCCAAGAAACAAGAACATTACTG CTGAAGTTATGAAGTCGTTGAATATTCCCCGGGGAGTCCATCGTGTGCTTTTCAAAACACTTAATACAGACAG GAGGTTGATGCATAGAAGAGAGTTTGCTTCAGACTTCACAGGGTTTAAGAAGGATGGGGCGCAATGGTTGGTTGATAACACCGACATCAAACTCGTTG GAATCGATTACCTATCTATTTCTGCTTATGTTGATGCTGCCCCTACTCATCATATACTTCTGAAAAGTAGG GAAATCGTTATAGTCGAAGGTCTAAACCTCGATGGAATCAAGCCGGGGAAGTATACGGTTCATTGCCTACCTTTGAGGATGGTTGGTGCAGATGGATGCCCAACAAGATGCATTCTTACTGCATAA